A stretch of DNA from Candidatus Neomarinimicrobiota bacterium:
TGGATAGCGAACCGGAGGGGAGTGGTCGGTCGGCACGATTAATTTTGTCGCTGTCGAAATCTCGATAATCGTTGAATGCATTAGCTGCTGCATTCAGGGATACAACCGTCAGGACAGCTTTTACGATTGTGGTCGTGTGCCAGTAATGGAGAATGGACGCTGAAATCAGAACTGTAATGGTACCGAGAAACAGATTGAGAGGGCGGAGGAGCTTAAAGAATGCAAAGAGTGGTGTCACTCCGTCACCTGTATGGAGATCACCCTGTCATTTCCATTGTAGTCTTGGTGAGTGGTGGTGGCGACGAAGCCGGCATTCTCAAACAAGTGACGCACTTTTCCCGGATGTTCTCCACGGCCTGTTTCGAGTACCATGAAGCCTCCACTTGCAATCCAATGGCGCGCCGTAGCGCACAGGCGGCGGTAGAATGCCAACCCGTCGTAGCCATCGGTAAGAGCATGTATCGGTTCGTAATCTCTGACATCTGCGGGCAGGTGAGCCATATCATCGATTGGAATATAAGGAGGATTCGATACCAGCAAGTCAAATGAATCGGGGAGATTTTGTGTAAGAACATCACTTTCTTCAAATATAATCCTATCGGCCACACCGTTGCGGAGAGCGTTCCTACTGGCAAGTTCTAGGGCGTCCTCACTACAATCGAGGGCAAGCAACTGCACCTCCGGTAGCGATTTAGCGATAGCGATAGCGATACAACCGCTGCCTGTTCCAGCATCAACTATTGTTGCCGCCCGCGTTTTTCTGGCGTGATGGATGGCAACCTCTACCAATTTTTCAGTTTCGGGCCGGGGAATCATCACGTGCTGGTTCAACTGAATGGGAAGTCCGAAGAATTCTGTCCGTTGTGTGATGTATTGTAGCGGTTCACCGTTAATGCGTCGTTCTACCCACGAGGAGAGAAGCAGTAGTTTTTTCTCTGTGAGGCGTTGATGGCGGTTCAGATAAAGGTGCGCGCGGGAGCAAGAGAACAAGTCCATCATCAGCCATTCAATTTCACTGTGGGGGCTGTGCGAGTTGTTTGCTGAAAGACGGTGTTCAGCAAGTTTCATGACCTTGAACAAAGTGTCTGGCAAGTCTGCCATGGGTTGTTCTTCCACTGCTTTTTTATTCCACCGGTTCGGCTTTCAACTGCTCCAGCTGGTCTGCTATACGCAACTGCTCTATGAGCTCAAACAGATCTCCGTCCAGCACATTGTTCAGTTTGTACAGTGTAAGATCGATTCTATGATCTGACACACGACCTTGCGGAAAGTTGTAGGTACGAATCTTTGCACTGCGGTCGCCGGTGGAGACCATACTTTTGCGTGCTTCTGCCCGTTCCGCCCGCATTTTTTCGCCTTCCAGCGCCATGAGCCGGGAGCGGAGGACTTTCATTGCGGCACTTCTGTTTTTGTGCTGAGATTTTTCATCTTGACAGGTGACTACTAGTCCGGTTGGGTTGTGCGTGATGCGTACTGCAGACTCAGTTTTATTCACATGCTGCCCGCCGGCGCCCGAAGCGCGAAAGGTGTCGATGCGCAGATCTCCTGGATCTATGTTGACATCGATCTCGTCCGCTTCCGGCAGAACGGCAACTGTAGCGGCTGAAGTGTGAATCCGGCCGCTGGTTTCGGTTTCAGGGACACGCTGTACCCGGTGAACACCGCCCTCATATTTTAGTTCGCCGAACACGCTCTCTCCCTCCAGTGAGAATATGACTTCTTTGAAACCGCCACTGCCAATCTCATTGCTACTCAACACCTTAATCTTCCAAAGTTTCCTTTCGGCGTAACGGCTGTACATTCTAAAGAGATCAGCAGCGAAAAGTGCTGCTTCGTCGCCGCCGGTACCGGCCCGTATCTCCACAATAGTATTTTTGTCGTCGCGAGGATCTTTGGGTAGGAGTAGAAGTTTCAGTGATTCTTCGAGGCTTAAACGCTCTTCCTCGAGATCCGACAGCTCTTCGCGTACGATCGATTTCAAATCTTCATCATCGCCTTTCAGAATTGTTTTGTCCTCAGCTATCTGCTCCATCAGCTTGAGATATACACTGCCTTTTTCCACCACTGCTTTCAACTCGTGGCGCTGTTTTGCGATATCACTGTAACGGCCGGGATCCGATGCGATTTCCGGATCGGCGAGCATATCAGTCAGTGCCTCGTACTTTTCGACAACATCTCTTGTTTTATTTATCATAGCAGTCTAGGCAGAAAAAAACGGCTTCCTCTAGGCGAATGGCAAAGAAAGGAAACCGTTCTCTTACTGTTGTTACTGGTCTTCCTGAGCGTCCAGTTTATATTTCGTCCTGAATTTTTCTATCCGTCCGGCAGTATCCACCAGCTTCTGTTTCCCGGTAAAGAAAGGGTGGCACTCAGAACAGATTTCCACACGCATATCTCCCACTGTGCTTCGCACCTGAAACGTGTGGCCGCAAGCGCATGTCACCGTCCCTAACATGTAATTGGGATGTATTTCTGTTTTCATTACTAACCTCTATTCAAGTTGACTCAGCGTTTCTTCGATTCTACTGATTCCCTCAAGGAAGTTCTTCTCATCTGTGGCGTACGAAAGACGAATGTGTCCCTCACCGCCGAACCCGGCACCCGCTACTGTAACGGTTCTAGCCGAGTCCAAAATATAATCACTCAAGTCGAAAGAAGTTTCGATTTTCTTACCTTGGGTGCTCTTACCCAGGTAGGGACTGATGTCTGGAAAAGCGTAGAATGCGCCACCCGGGAGAGCACACGTAACACTCTCGATTTCATTTAATCTATTGATCATAAGGTTACGGCGAGTGCGAAACTTCGCTCGCATCTCTTCTACTGACTCCTGGCTTCCAGAAAGTGCCTCCACGGCGGCCTTCTGTCCTATAGAGTTCGGGCACGAGGTGGCTTGCCCTTGAATTTTGCCCATCGCTTTGATGATATCAGGACTACCTGCCGCATAGCCGATGCGCCAGCCAGTCATAGCATACGTCTTGGAGAGACTCTGTATTGTGAGGATTGTGGCACCAGTTTGATTGAGTTTCTCGATGCTGGTGAAAAGTTCGTCGTAGACCAGTTTTTCGTAACATTCGTCGGAAATTACAGTCCATTTCTGATCAGTTGCGTAGTCCAGCAGTCGTGATATGGTTGGTTTGTCCCAGACAGCGCCCGTAGGATTAGATGGAGAATTGATAATCATCAATCTGACATTGGGCGTGATTTTCTTTTCAAGATCGTCAAAATCAGGAACGAAGTTTTGTTCAGAGAGCGTATCGACCACGATAGGGGTGCCGTCAGCAAGCCGTATGAATTCAGGGAAAGAGACCCAGTAAGGCGAAAAAATGACGGCCTCATCTCCGGGATTGAGCAGCGCCTGACACGCTGTACTGAGGGAGTGTTTAGCACCGTTTGAAACAATTATCTGATCAGGTGAACAGTCAATTTCGTTATCCCTCGCCAGCTTTTCGCAGATTGCCTGGCGGAGTTCCAGAAGGCCCATCCCCGGAGTGTATTTTGTGAAGCCTTCATCCATCGCTATCTTTGCTGCCAGCCGGATGTTCTCTGGCGTGTTGAAATCGGGTTCGCCCACGCCCATATCGATGACATCGATCCCCTGATTGCGTAAAGCTGCGGCCTTAGCGGTCATTTCCAGCGTGAAGGAGGGTTGAATGCGGTGCACTCGATCAGAAATCATAGTAAAAGGATCTTTGGTTGCAGTCTAATGTGACCGTTTGTGGTATTTTGAGGTATTAAAATTAGGATCCTCGGTCTCCTTGGTTTCCTTCCCGGACTTAACAGCCCTTTTACTCTTGGGAACGTCATCTGGCCTGGACTTAACAGCCCTTCTACTCTTGGGAACGTCATCGGGATCTATGGCGTCCTTTTCCCAGTTGGGTGGTAAATCTTCCACCGCCTGATTATTAGGAGTGTCTAACTTCAGTGCACTCTCATCAAACTGGAAATCAGCTGGATTGAAGTGGCTGAAAAGGACTCCATATCCTTTAGTGATACCGTTACCGATACCGAGGAAGTTGGGGAGGACAAAGTTAGTTTTGAATTCACCCTCGAATGCGCCCATGTGACCATCGTCCACGAGTTTAGGGTATAAAGATTCAAGTGTAAGCTTGACATAAACTTTTATCTCGAGCTTCATTCCCATTTCCTTGGCAAGGAAGGCAATGTTCTGACTCAGGAGCCGGCTAAGGAATTTGGGCCGCTCATCTCCGTATGCGAACTTGTATTTGCCCAGGTTAATCTCATTCAACGCAACCCAGGGAGTGAGGAATCTGTAACGAATCATTCTTGGCGATGGGACAAAGTGATCCTCTTCAACGTCCGCCTCAAATCCTTCAACCTCGAAGGTGATATTGCCAAAATTCATAGTTTTCAGCTTCTCCACCACAGAGAGAATAGGATCGACACCTTCCTTTATCCCAACCAGATATATCTGTTCATTTAGAATCTTGACCTGTACCCGGGGATAGAGGAATTGTGAGCGATAACTGCCGTTGATGAAAGGAATTATCCCTTCATCCGGAAAATCGTTCATTATGACTCCTTTCACTTGATAGGAAGTCTTCCGTACCGGTTTATCGGTTGCTATGCGAGCGACAATTGACTTGATTGGTTCTGAAACGATATACATGAGAAAAAGAGAATTCTAAAGAAAAGAAGCTACTTACTCATAGTATCAAGGAACTCTTGGTTGGTAGAAGTTCGTTTCACTCGATCTAATAAAAACTCCATAGCTTCAACAGGTGTCATCTCACTGAGAATTTTCCTTAACACCCAGACTCTTGCAAGTTCTTTTTTTGTCAGTAGCAATTCCTCTTTACGGGTGCCTGAACGGATAAGGTCAAAGGAAGGAAAGATCCGGCGATCACTGAGGCGTCTGTCGAGGACAAGTTCCATATTACCAGTCCCTTTGAACTCTTCAAAAATCACGTCATCCATACGGCTACCTGTATCGATGAGGGCAGTAGCAATAATGGTCAGGCTGCCGCCTTCTTCAGTGTTTCTGGCAGATCCGAAGAATCGTCGCGGCCTTTGCAAAGCGTTCGCATCTACCCCCCCAGAGAGGATTTTGCCGCTGTGAGGAATTACCGCGTTATGAGCCCTGCCAAGTCTTGTAATGCTATCGAGGAGTATCATGACATCATCGCCATACTCTACCATCCGCTTCGCCTTTTCAATGGCCATGTCAGCCACCTGAACGTGCCTTTCTGGAGGTTCATCAAATGTCGAACTTATCACCTCTGCCTTAACGCTTCTCTCCATGTCTGTAACTTCTTCTGGTCGTTCTGCGATCAGTAAGACGATCAGTTTCATTTCGGGATGGTTGGCAGTGGCGGCATTAGCTATTTTTTGAATAAGGACCGTTTTCCCAGTCTTAGGCTGTGCGACGATCAGACCTCGCTGACCTTTGCCGATGGGCGCCATAAGATCGAGAATCCGCATAGAGAATCCTTTAGCCGCAACCTCAAGGTTGATCTTCTCATCAGGATAAAGCGGCGTGAGATTGTCGTAAAGAATGGCATCTTTTACCTTGTCAGGTCCGTTTCCATTAACTGTTTCAACCTTGAGCAGTGCGTAGAAGCGCTCGTTATCTTTGGGTGGCCGGATCTGACCTGCAATCTGGTGTCCTGTTCTTAGATTGAATCTTTTGATCTGTGAAGGAGAGACGTAAATATCGTCAGGTCCCGGAAGGTAATTATAGTCTTGTGAGCGGAGAAAACCGTAACCTTCTGGCATCGCTTCCAAGACGCCGGTCGCGAAGATACGCCCTTCTTTTTCGGCACGTGTCTCGAGGATCTTCAGGATGAGATCCTGCTTCTTCACACCTGAATAGCTGGGGACTTCAAGCTTCTGAGCCAGCTCAGTCAGTTCCTTGATTTTCAAACCCTGTAGTTCGTTAATATCCATTTCTTAATAATCCTAACCTGCTTCGCGGAGAAATCTGTAATTCGGGGAATCAGAAATTAGACCAAAACTGTACTTGGAATAAATTTAGACTAAATCTGACCATTGTCAAAGGGAAAACGGAAATAGTCAAAAACATCCTTTGCAATGTAGTGAGTACCGAAGATCAGCCACAATTCGGGTCCTTCTGCGCCTTCTTTCATGAGGCTGAAAGCTGCTTGCGGTTTAGGGGCTGCGGCAGCTGCGACTGCTGAACCATTGAGCTTTCTTGTCAGTACATCAAGATCGAAGAACTCATCGTGATCAGGGACTGTAGCTATAACAGTGTGACAATATTCTTTTAGGAGCCGCACGATTTCGTCAAGGTGCTTGCTTTTTTTGAGAGCGTAGACAGCTCCAATCTTCTTGCTGGGAAAAAGTTGCTGCAAGGTTTTAAATACAGCGTCTAAGCCATGCGGATTATGAGCTACATCGTAAAAGATCAGTGGTCGGGTTGACATTTGCTGCAGTCGTGCCGGCCAGTGTACTTCACGCAATCCCGCTGCAATAGCGGCCATCTCAATTGCCCGGTCAAAAATAAGGCTTGCGGCAATTGCTGTCTGCGCATTGGTTATCTGGTGTTGCCCGATTAAGGGGATAACAAGATCTGT
This window harbors:
- the rho gene encoding transcription termination factor Rho; the encoded protein is MDINELQGLKIKELTELAQKLEVPSYSGVKKQDLILKILETRAEKEGRIFATGVLEAMPEGYGFLRSQDYNYLPGPDDIYVSPSQIKRFNLRTGHQIAGQIRPPKDNERFYALLKVETVNGNGPDKVKDAILYDNLTPLYPDEKINLEVAAKGFSMRILDLMAPIGKGQRGLIVAQPKTGKTVLIQKIANAATANHPEMKLIVLLIAERPEEVTDMERSVKAEVISSTFDEPPERHVQVADMAIEKAKRMVEYGDDVMILLDSITRLGRAHNAVIPHSGKILSGGVDANALQRPRRFFGSARNTEEGGSLTIIATALIDTGSRMDDVIFEEFKGTGNMELVLDRRLSDRRIFPSFDLIRSGTRKEELLLTKKELARVWVLRKILSEMTPVEAMEFLLDRVKRTSTNQEFLDTMSK
- the rpmE gene encoding 50S ribosomal protein L31, which encodes MKTEIHPNYMLGTVTCACGHTFQVRSTVGDMRVEICSECHPFFTGKQKLVDTAGRIEKFRTKYKLDAQEDQ
- a CDS encoding pyridoxal phosphate-dependent aminotransferase, giving the protein MISDRVHRIQPSFTLEMTAKAAALRNQGIDVIDMGVGEPDFNTPENIRLAAKIAMDEGFTKYTPGMGLLELRQAICEKLARDNEIDCSPDQIIVSNGAKHSLSTACQALLNPGDEAVIFSPYWVSFPEFIRLADGTPIVVDTLSEQNFVPDFDDLEKKITPNVRLMIINSPSNPTGAVWDKPTISRLLDYATDQKWTVISDECYEKLVYDELFTSIEKLNQTGATILTIQSLSKTYAMTGWRIGYAAGSPDIIKAMGKIQGQATSCPNSIGQKAAVEALSGSQESVEEMRAKFRTRRNLMINRLNEIESVTCALPGGAFYAFPDISPYLGKSTQGKKIETSFDLSDYILDSARTVTVAGAGFGGEGHIRLSYATDEKNFLEGISRIEETLSQLE
- a CDS encoding CRISPR-associated endonuclease Cas6, with product MYIVSEPIKSIVARIATDKPVRKTSYQVKGVIMNDFPDEGIIPFINGSYRSQFLYPRVQVKILNEQIYLVGIKEGVDPILSVVEKLKTMNFGNITFEVEGFEADVEEDHFVPSPRMIRYRFLTPWVALNEINLGKYKFAYGDERPKFLSRLLSQNIAFLAKEMGMKLEIKVYVKLTLESLYPKLVDDGHMGAFEGEFKTNFVLPNFLGIGNGITKGYGVLFSHFNPADFQFDESALKLDTPNNQAVEDLPPNWEKDAIDPDDVPKSRRAVKSRPDDVPKSKRAVKSGKETKETEDPNFNTSKYHKRSH
- the prfA gene encoding peptide chain release factor 1; this encodes MINKTRDVVEKYEALTDMLADPEIASDPGRYSDIAKQRHELKAVVEKGSVYLKLMEQIAEDKTILKGDDEDLKSIVREELSDLEEERLSLEESLKLLLLPKDPRDDKNTIVEIRAGTGGDEAALFAADLFRMYSRYAERKLWKIKVLSSNEIGSGGFKEVIFSLEGESVFGELKYEGGVHRVQRVPETETSGRIHTSAATVAVLPEADEIDVNIDPGDLRIDTFRASGAGGQHVNKTESAVRITHNPTGLVVTCQDEKSQHKNRSAAMKVLRSRLMALEGEKMRAERAEARKSMVSTGDRSAKIRTYNFPQGRVSDHRIDLTLYKLNNVLDGDLFELIEQLRIADQLEQLKAEPVE
- the prmC gene encoding peptide chain release factor N(5)-glutamine methyltransferase, whose amino-acid sequence is MADLPDTLFKVMKLAEHRLSANNSHSPHSEIEWLMMDLFSCSRAHLYLNRHQRLTEKKLLLLSSWVERRINGEPLQYITQRTEFFGLPIQLNQHVMIPRPETEKLVEVAIHHARKTRAATIVDAGTGSGCIAIAIAKSLPEVQLLALDCSEDALELASRNALRNGVADRIIFEESDVLTQNLPDSFDLLVSNPPYIPIDDMAHLPADVRDYEPIHALTDGYDGLAFYRRLCATARHWIASGGFMVLETGRGEHPGKVRHLFENAGFVATTTHQDYNGNDRVISIQVTE